Proteins encoded by one window of Clostridium cagae:
- a CDS encoding aspartate carbamoyltransferase regulatory subunit, translated as MLEITSLKNGLVIDHIEAGMGIKIFNYLGLDNSNCSVALIINAKSELLGKKDIIKIENCRELDYTILGLLSPSITINEVENEEIVGKIKPTLPQKVTNILKCKNSRCITQDEKYVAHSFVLLDKEKGTYRCEYCDEITKLSEV; from the coding sequence ATGTTAGAAATCACAAGTTTAAAAAATGGATTAGTTATAGATCATATTGAAGCAGGAATGGGAATAAAAATATTTAACTATCTAGGTTTAGATAACAGTAATTGTAGTGTAGCGTTGATAATAAATGCGAAAAGTGAATTGCTAGGAAAAAAAGATATAATAAAGATAGAGAATTGTAGAGAACTAGATTATACAATATTAGGATTACTTTCTCCAAGCATAACTATAAATGAAGTTGAAAATGAAGAAATAGTAGGTAAGATAAAACCTACATTACCACAGAAAGTAACTAATATATTGAAGTGCAAAAATTCAAGGTGTATAACTCAAGATGAAAAATATGTGGCACACTCTTTTGTACTATTAGATAAGGAAAAAGGCACTTATAGATGTGAATACTGTGATGAAATAACAAAATTATCTGAAGTGTAA
- the pyrB gene encoding aspartate carbamoyltransferase: MIKDKHLIDPMDFTVEELKEIFKLAHEIILDPEKFSHVCEGKILGTLFYEPSTRTRFSFEAAMMRLGGKILGFSEPNSSSASKGESLSDTIKMVSIYTDIIAMRHPKEGSAKVASLYSSVPIINAGDGGHQHPTQTLTDLLTIEMLKDGLSNHTIGICGDLKYGRTVHSLIKAMSRYKGNKFLLISPKELRIPDYIREEILRKNNIEFLEVETLEEVIDKVDILYMTRIQKERFFNEEEYLRLRDSYILNKEKMNLAKDDMIVMHPLPRVNEIACEVDYDKRAAYFKQAEYGMYARMALMAKLLGVL, from the coding sequence ATGATAAAAGATAAACATTTAATAGACCCAATGGATTTTACAGTAGAAGAATTAAAAGAAATTTTTAAATTAGCACATGAAATAATTTTAGATCCAGAAAAATTTTCTCATGTCTGTGAAGGGAAAATATTAGGAACTTTATTTTACGAGCCAAGTACAAGAACTAGATTTAGTTTTGAAGCAGCTATGATGAGACTTGGTGGAAAAATACTTGGCTTTTCTGAGCCAAATTCATCATCAGCTTCAAAAGGTGAAAGCTTATCAGACACAATCAAAATGGTGTCAATTTATACTGATATAATAGCGATGAGGCATCCTAAAGAGGGATCAGCTAAAGTAGCAAGTCTTTATTCAAGTGTTCCAATCATTAATGCAGGAGATGGTGGACATCAACATCCAACTCAAACTCTTACTGATTTATTAACAATAGAAATGCTTAAGGACGGTTTAAGTAACCATACTATCGGAATATGTGGTGACTTAAAGTATGGAAGAACAGTTCATTCGTTAATAAAAGCAATGTCTAGATACAAAGGTAATAAATTTTTACTTATCTCTCCAAAAGAATTAAGAATACCAGATTATATAAGAGAAGAAATACTTAGAAAAAACAATATTGAGTTTTTAGAAGTAGAAACATTAGAAGAAGTTATAGATAAAGTAGATATATTATATATGACTAGAATTCAAAAAGAAAGATTCTTCAATGAAGAAGAATACTTAAGACTTAGAGATAGTTATATATTAAATAAGGAAAAAATGAATTTAGCAAAGGACGATATGATAGTTATGCATCCTCTGCCAAGAGTAAATGAAATTGCATGTGAAGTTGATTATGATAAAAGAGCAGCTTACTTTAAACAAGCTGAATATGGAATGTATGCAAGAATGGCATTAATGGCTAAACTTTTGGGGGTGTTATAA
- a CDS encoding undecaprenyl-diphosphate phosphatase, which yields MGLDFLFIFKAIIVAIVEGLTEFVPVSSTGHMILASDLINFQGEFVKMFEVVIQLGAILAVVVLYWKKIKDSVIEFFAYIFTGGKKGEVGFRFGINVLIGSIPAGVIGILFYSKIKTLFKPQAVVVGFIVGGILLLVIENIFRKKRHSVKSIDRITPMQSIKVGLFQVLSMWPGMSRSASTIMGGWIAGLSTPIAAEFSFFLAIPAMVGSSAKDLFEFDFALMNLTTWVALIVGFIVAFIVSLVVMEGFVAYLKKKPMRVFAIYRIIAGIVFAILMYMGIVTPHL from the coding sequence ATGGGATTAGACTTTTTATTCATATTTAAAGCAATTATTGTAGCAATAGTTGAAGGACTTACTGAATTTGTTCCAGTATCATCAACAGGACATATGATACTTGCTTCAGATTTAATAAATTTCCAAGGGGAATTTGTTAAGATGTTTGAAGTTGTAATACAATTAGGTGCAATACTTGCAGTTGTAGTTTTATATTGGAAAAAGATAAAAGACAGTGTTATTGAATTTTTCGCATATATATTTACAGGTGGGAAAAAAGGTGAAGTTGGATTTAGATTTGGAATAAATGTTTTAATAGGATCAATACCGGCAGGGGTAATAGGAATCTTATTTTATAGCAAAATAAAGACTTTATTTAAACCACAAGCTGTAGTTGTTGGATTTATAGTAGGTGGTATTCTATTACTAGTAATAGAAAATATATTTAGAAAGAAAAGACATTCTGTTAAGAGCATTGATAGGATAACTCCAATGCAATCTATAAAGGTTGGATTATTTCAAGTGTTATCAATGTGGCCTGGAATGTCAAGAAGTGCTTCTACAATCATGGGTGGTTGGATAGCAGGTCTTTCCACACCAATAGCAGCAGAATTTTCATTCTTTTTAGCTATTCCAGCTATGGTTGGATCATCAGCTAAAGATCTTTTTGAATTTGATTTCGCACTTATGAATTTAACAACATGGGTTGCTTTAATAGTAGGATTTATAGTGGCGTTTATAGTTTCATTAGTAGTAATGGAAGGATTTGTTGCTTATTTAAAGAAGAAACCTATGAGAGTGTTTGCAATATATAGAATAATTGCAGGTATAGTATTTGCAATACTTATGTATATGGGAATAGTAACACCACATTTATAG
- a CDS encoding tetratricopeptide repeat protein — MENTNKNSFLQKIFCTYKKISESNKYFTSIVTMILTLVTVLGIVIAVKSLMPSEEKVSIATNPAEEAFFNGNYNLAIEEYTKLQAETPWPEYNMEIAKIYSIKGDYVKSNELISKIYESRNKTIDTNNREELKEKDEKITNEIVLTSFMNGENKKALEYGELFLKDNPTYKDLANTMFTIYISNNNKEKAKEILVSYSTSDSIKDLIITSRMNVLLGDWETGLKLLKDACDKNEDALAIFEGIKELSLYDKEKLISEVSKLQSKYKNENIYKIWLAEIYSLDKNTVSKSIDIINSMKNEDLNETEIFSTKFIEYTAYKNKEDSKVAISCLDEMINDNKESYIDFYIQSLYDYESGRYKEAFENAKKSILLNRNYPNIYSTLIPNIIIKDSKAEEGKFENITSYLRTALEIDLFNPEVLVNTAKYYQDIVKDSNKALEYYEIASKIDSKNAEIYYNSALIKINNQREDEGIKLLDKSIELDSSNAKYYRTLGSVYLNKGKNEKAINAIRSAYAIDEKDIINLNNAGYYYICVEGDMDRALVNFKAAYNEVNENTDSKIKEIITENYNRIKTYKKDNSGGLTISQFKLIEY, encoded by the coding sequence ATGGAAAACACAAATAAAAACTCTTTTCTACAAAAGATATTTTGTACATATAAAAAGATTTCTGAGTCTAATAAATATTTTACTTCTATAGTTACAATGATTTTAACATTAGTGACTGTATTAGGGATTGTAATTGCAGTTAAAAGCTTAATGCCAAGTGAAGAAAAAGTATCAATAGCAACGAATCCAGCCGAAGAGGCATTCTTTAATGGAAATTATAATTTAGCTATTGAAGAATATACAAAGTTACAAGCTGAAACACCTTGGCCAGAGTATAATATGGAGATTGCAAAGATTTACTCTATAAAAGGTGATTATGTAAAATCAAATGAGTTAATTAGTAAAATATATGAATCAAGAAATAAAACAATAGATACAAATAATAGAGAAGAATTAAAAGAAAAAGATGAAAAAATTACTAATGAAATAGTATTAACAAGTTTTATGAATGGTGAAAACAAAAAGGCGTTAGAATATGGTGAATTATTCTTAAAAGATAATCCAACGTATAAAGATTTAGCAAATACAATGTTTACAATTTATATTAGTAATAATAATAAGGAAAAAGCAAAAGAAATTTTAGTAAGTTATAGTACTTCAGATAGCATAAAAGATCTTATAATTACTTCAAGAATGAATGTTTTACTTGGAGACTGGGAAACTGGATTGAAGCTATTAAAAGATGCATGTGATAAAAATGAAGATGCATTAGCTATTTTTGAGGGAATAAAAGAATTATCATTATATGATAAAGAAAAGTTAATAAGTGAAGTTTCAAAGCTACAAAGCAAATATAAAAATGAAAACATCTATAAAATATGGCTTGCAGAAATATATTCATTAGATAAGAACACTGTTTCAAAATCCATAGATATAATAAATAGTATGAAAAATGAGGATCTTAATGAAACAGAAATATTTAGCACTAAATTTATAGAATATACAGCATATAAAAATAAAGAGGATTCTAAAGTGGCTATTAGTTGCTTGGATGAAATGATAAATGATAATAAAGAGTCATATATTGATTTTTATATACAATCTTTATATGATTATGAATCTGGAAGATATAAAGAAGCATTTGAAAATGCTAAGAAGTCTATATTATTAAATAGAAACTATCCTAATATATATAGTACTTTAATACCTAACATTATAATTAAAGACTCTAAAGCAGAAGAAGGAAAATTTGAGAACATTACATCTTATCTTAGAACTGCTTTAGAAATAGACTTATTTAATCCAGAAGTTTTGGTAAATACAGCGAAATATTATCAAGATATAGTTAAGGATTCAAATAAGGCTTTAGAGTATTATGAAATTGCCTCTAAAATAGATTCTAAAAATGCAGAAATATATTACAATTCAGCTTTGATTAAAATAAATAATCAAAGAGAAGATGAGGGTATAAAACTTTTAGACAAAAGTATTGAGTTAGATAGTAGCAATGCAAAATATTATAGAACTTTAGGAAGTGTTTATCTAAATAAAGGGAAAAATGAAAAAGCTATAAATGCTATAAGATCTGCCTATGCTATTGATGAAAAGGACATAATAAACTTAAATAATGCAGGATATTATTACATATGTGTTGAAGGTGACATGGATAGAGCATTAGTTAATTTTAAAGCAGCTTACAATGAAGTAAATGAAAATACTGACAGTAAGATAAAAGAAATAATAACTGAAAATTATAATAGAATAAAAACATATAAAAAAGACAATAGTGGTGGATTAACCATTTCGCAATTTAAATTAATAGAATACTAA
- a CDS encoding Mur ligase family protein has product MTTINIKSILSIISAKCIAFLSKHLIKGGSTFPGKIALKIDKNILKKVSDGYKVILVTGTNGKTTTTSMITNILKENGFDVITNNTGANLYPGITACFILNYKFFNKPKNRYAVIEVDEANVKFITEHISPEIITVTNLFRDQLDRYGEVYTTLNKILEGIVKVPDSKLILNGDESLLGKLDLKNPMIYYGFNTPINENHSIDINADSKFCKVCKTRYSYNFVTYNHLGDFYCTECGYKRPTLSYAVNKIFDLNPENSSVLINDTDILISQSGAYNIYNALCAYSISKELGVNDDVIVNSLQNQDSSFGRQEQITIGSKHVEIILVKNPAGYNQALDTLCLNKNDFSATFLLNDNYADGRDISWIWDVNFEKISTLPIKNIFISGTRMYDMAVRLKIAGLNKDSFILEEDYEKLTESIQNDSSSNKVYILATYTAMINYRKYLHSKGYIKKLW; this is encoded by the coding sequence GTGACTACAATAAATATTAAGTCTATTTTAAGTATAATTTCAGCTAAATGCATAGCATTTCTTTCAAAACATCTAATAAAGGGAGGGAGTACTTTCCCTGGTAAAATAGCACTGAAAATTGATAAAAATATTTTAAAAAAAGTTAGTGATGGCTATAAGGTAATACTTGTAACTGGTACTAATGGAAAAACTACTACTACAAGTATGATAACAAATATATTAAAAGAAAATGGATTTGATGTCATAACTAATAATACAGGTGCTAATTTATATCCTGGTATTACAGCTTGTTTTATATTGAATTATAAGTTTTTTAATAAACCTAAAAATAGATATGCTGTAATTGAAGTTGATGAAGCTAATGTTAAATTTATAACTGAGCATATTTCTCCTGAAATAATAACAGTAACAAACTTATTTAGAGATCAATTAGATAGATATGGTGAAGTTTACACAACACTTAACAAAATTTTAGAAGGTATAGTTAAAGTTCCTGACTCAAAATTAATTTTAAATGGTGATGAATCTTTACTTGGCAAATTAGACCTAAAGAATCCAATGATTTATTATGGTTTTAATACTCCTATAAATGAAAATCATTCTATTGATATAAATGCAGACTCAAAATTCTGTAAAGTTTGCAAGACAAGATACTCTTATAATTTTGTAACTTATAATCATCTAGGAGACTTCTATTGTACAGAATGCGGATATAAAAGACCAACGCTAAGTTATGCTGTTAATAAAATATTTGATTTAAACCCGGAAAATTCGTCTGTTCTTATTAATGATACTGATATCTTAATAAGTCAATCAGGAGCTTATAATATTTACAACGCATTATGTGCCTACTCAATATCAAAAGAGCTAGGCGTTAACGATGATGTAATAGTGAACTCTCTCCAAAATCAAGATTCAAGTTTTGGTAGACAAGAGCAAATTACTATTGGTAGTAAACATGTTGAAATAATATTAGTTAAGAATCCAGCTGGTTATAATCAAGCATTAGATACTCTATGTCTTAATAAAAATGATTTTTCAGCTACATTTTTATTAAATGATAATTATGCTGATGGAAGAGATATTTCTTGGATATGGGATGTTAATTTTGAAAAAATATCTACCCTTCCAATAAAGAATATATTTATTTCAGGAACAAGAATGTATGATATGGCCGTAAGATTAAAAATTGCTGGTCTTAATAAAGATAGCTTTATATTGGAAGAAGATTATGAAAAACTAACTGAATCTATACAAAATGATTCATCTTCTAATAAGGTATACATTTTAGCAACTTATACTGCTATGATAAATTATCGAAAATACCTTCATTCAAAAGGTTACATTAAAAAACTATGGTAA
- a CDS encoding type 1 glutamine amidotransferase, with product MELNICHLYPDLLNVYGDVGNVLILKHRAEERGIKVNIINSSINNTIDKDEIDIIFFGGGQDYEQSIVSQDLNTIKKDSLISYIEEGKVLLAICGGYQLLGKYYTAPTGEKINGLGILNIYTEGGDTRFIGNTEIYNETFNQTYVGFENHSGRTYINDHTPLGKCVHGYGNNGEDGNEGCIYKNTFCSYFHGSFLSKNPEFADKLLTLALRNKYGNEIALDILDDNFEINAKKSIQKKLNINS from the coding sequence TTGGAATTAAATATTTGTCACTTATATCCTGATTTATTGAATGTATATGGGGATGTAGGTAATGTGTTAATTTTAAAACATAGAGCAGAAGAAAGAGGAATAAAAGTAAACATAATTAATTCTTCTATAAATAATACTATAGACAAAGATGAAATAGATATTATATTCTTTGGTGGTGGTCAAGATTACGAACAATCAATAGTATCTCAAGATTTAAATACTATAAAAAAAGACTCTTTAATTTCTTATATTGAAGAAGGAAAAGTCCTATTAGCAATATGTGGTGGCTATCAATTATTAGGTAAATATTATACTGCTCCAACTGGTGAAAAAATCAATGGACTAGGCATATTGAATATTTATACTGAAGGTGGAGACACAAGATTTATAGGCAATACTGAAATATATAATGAGACATTTAATCAAACTTATGTTGGTTTTGAAAATCATTCTGGTAGAACCTATATAAATGATCATACTCCACTTGGAAAATGTGTTCATGGATATGGAAATAATGGTGAAGATGGAAATGAAGGTTGCATATATAAAAATACATTTTGCTCATACTTTCATGGATCATTCTTATCTAAAAATCCTGAATTTGCTGATAAACTTTTAACTTTAGCATTAAGAAATAAGTATGGAAATGAGATTGCTTTAGATATTTTGGATGATAATTTTGAAATAAACGCAAAAAAATCAATTCAGAAAAAACTAAATATAAATTCTTAA
- a CDS encoding polysaccharide deacetylase family protein, which produces MKKYLKFLILSIILIFSVFNTYSVNALDQTQRKIVYLTFDDGPSPNNTENILQILNENNVRATFCVVGSNALRNKETLKQLNEYGMGLIPHCNNHEYKELYSSTQYYIDDLNKCTEIINNVIGENKKIRFVRMPGGSDNTVGDYQTLQNIKSELRRRGLDYIDWTIDSGDTCAAMVPEEQITSNVEGQAGIHNIEVVLMHDLENKVTTTGALQGIINKYKKLGYEFKTFDEMEDWEVQYLIGKRVIDK; this is translated from the coding sequence ATGAAAAAATATTTAAAATTTCTAATATTATCTATTATTCTAATTTTTTCGGTTTTTAATACATATAGCGTTAATGCATTAGATCAAACTCAAAGGAAAATAGTCTATTTAACATTTGATGATGGCCCATCTCCTAATAATACGGAGAATATATTACAAATATTAAATGAAAATAATGTAAGAGCTACTTTTTGTGTAGTTGGTTCTAATGCTTTAAGAAACAAAGAAACATTAAAACAATTAAATGAATATGGTATGGGGCTTATACCTCATTGCAACAATCATGAATATAAAGAATTGTATTCATCAACTCAGTATTATATAGATGATCTTAACAAGTGTACTGAAATCATAAATAATGTTATAGGAGAAAATAAAAAAATTAGATTTGTAAGAATGCCTGGTGGATCTGATAATACAGTAGGTGATTATCAAACTTTACAAAACATAAAAAGTGAGTTAAGAAGAAGGGGACTGGATTATATAGATTGGACAATAGATTCAGGAGATACTTGTGCAGCGATGGTTCCAGAAGAACAAATTACAAGCAATGTTGAAGGTCAGGCTGGTATTCATAATATAGAAGTTGTTTTAATGCATGATTTAGAAAACAAAGTTACAACAACTGGTGCACTTCAAGGTATTATAAATAAATATAAAAAATTAGGATATGAATTTAAAACTTTTGATGAAATGGAAGATTGGGAAGTTCAATATTTAATAGGTAAACGTGTAATAGATAAGTAA
- a CDS encoding D-alanyl-D-alanine carboxypeptidase family protein, whose amino-acid sequence MKRNLILKTLALTLTISLFAPFSVKSYATENTEQTSPSIQAESALTMDYETGEIIYAKDADSKRYPASTTKLLTGLLLAEKFEKNSEISFTQSAKEQPEYSLNINYMGNKMQVGDKMLADDVMKGLLLFSGNDTAYMIADNVAGSANAFSELMNKKAKELGANNSNFITANGLHDPNHYTTAYDLSLITKAAFENPWEKETMELKEAPIDINGSRIILENRNLGLGKNGNIAGKTGSTNAAGGCLAAVYEKDGRKIIGVVLKSRQLDNVDMTKFNDMDSIVNYSYSADKQVYKKTNEEVGTTDLQYKSFGLFGPTRTITVPIVLSQDVMYYKNAINDAESSITYNASNNSAWKLAFDKNTNLTYSTRNHTEEVQGIINISLGKILKDNILLYSTVLVVAIIIITLIVLIRNMAKNNKKRRYRRRY is encoded by the coding sequence TTGAAAAGAAATTTAATCTTAAAAACACTTGCATTAACCCTTACTATTTCACTATTTGCTCCTTTTTCAGTAAAAAGTTATGCAACTGAAAATACGGAACAAACCTCACCTAGTATTCAAGCTGAATCAGCTTTAACTATGGATTATGAAACAGGTGAAATAATTTATGCTAAAGATGCTGACAGTAAAAGGTATCCTGCAAGTACTACTAAATTATTAACAGGTTTATTATTAGCTGAAAAATTTGAAAAAAATTCTGAAATTTCGTTTACTCAATCAGCTAAAGAACAACCAGAATATTCATTAAACATAAATTATATGGGTAACAAAATGCAAGTTGGAGATAAAATGCTTGCTGATGATGTTATGAAGGGATTATTATTGTTCTCTGGAAATGATACTGCATATATGATTGCCGATAATGTTGCTGGTAGTGCAAATGCTTTTTCAGAATTAATGAATAAAAAAGCAAAAGAACTTGGAGCTAATAATAGTAATTTTATTACTGCTAATGGACTTCATGATCCAAACCATTATACAACTGCTTATGATTTATCTTTAATAACTAAAGCAGCTTTTGAAAATCCATGGGAAAAAGAAACTATGGAGTTAAAAGAAGCTCCTATAGATATAAATGGTTCTAGAATTATATTAGAAAATAGAAATTTAGGATTAGGTAAAAATGGTAATATAGCTGGTAAAACTGGATCAACTAATGCTGCAGGTGGTTGTTTAGCTGCTGTGTATGAAAAAGACGGTAGAAAAATAATAGGTGTTGTTTTAAAAAGTAGACAATTAGATAATGTTGATATGACTAAATTTAATGATATGGATTCTATTGTAAATTATAGTTATTCTGCTGATAAACAAGTGTATAAAAAAACTAACGAAGAAGTTGGAACTACTGATTTACAATATAAATCTTTTGGTTTATTTGGACCTACAAGAACAATTACTGTACCAATAGTTTTAAGTCAAGATGTTATGTATTATAAAAATGCTATTAATGATGCTGAGTCTTCAATAACTTACAACGCTTCAAATAATAGTGCTTGGAAGTTAGCCTTTGATAAAAATACAAACTTAACTTATTCAACTAGAAATCATACTGAAGAAGTCCAAGGTATTATAAACATATCTTTAGGTAAAATATTAAAAGATAATATTTTATTGTATTCAACAGTTTTAGTAGTTGCTATAATAATAATCACATTAATAGTTCTTATAAGAAATATGGCTAAAAACAATAAGAAAAGACGTTATAGAAGAAGATATTAA
- a CDS encoding flavin reductase family protein, translating into MNKLNFKGSVMLNPTPVVLVTSKNKEGKVNVFTVGWISTVCTKEPILAMGVRPERLSYDYIKETQECVINLPNKQMVKIVDYCGVRSGKKEDKIKNLNLKLNEGVKIDTPSLEDAPFALECKLKSITPLGTHDLFLLEVLNVKVDENLLDENGKIGFNKANLICYNHGEYFEVNSKPLGSFGYSVMKKNTKKKTLKKSK; encoded by the coding sequence ATGAATAAATTAAATTTTAAAGGTAGTGTTATGTTAAATCCCACGCCTGTAGTTCTTGTTACATCTAAAAATAAAGAAGGTAAAGTAAATGTATTTACTGTTGGCTGGATAAGTACAGTATGTACAAAAGAACCTATACTTGCAATGGGTGTAAGACCCGAAAGATTATCTTATGATTATATAAAAGAAACACAAGAATGTGTTATTAATTTGCCTAATAAACAAATGGTAAAAATAGTAGATTATTGTGGTGTTAGATCAGGTAAAAAAGAAGATAAAATTAAAAATCTTAATTTAAAATTAAATGAAGGCGTAAAAATAGATACCCCTTCATTAGAAGATGCTCCATTTGCATTAGAATGTAAATTAAAATCTATTACACCATTAGGTACTCATGATTTATTTTTATTAGAAGTACTTAATGTTAAAGTAGATGAAAATTTATTAGATGAAAATGGTAAGATTGGCTTTAATAAAGCTAACTTAATTTGCTATAATCATGGAGAATATTTTGAAGTTAATTCAAAGCCTTTAGGCTCATTTGGATATTCTGTTATGAAGAAAAACACTAAAAAAAAGACACTAAAAAAATCTAAATAA
- a CDS encoding arsenate reductase family protein, protein MNIQIFGTKKCFDTKKAERYFKERRVSFQFIDLNEKGISKGELNSVLNSVSINDLINSKSKDYNKLNLNSIRSIDIKKEIVLKNPKVMNTPIVRNGKQATVGYTPDIWNDWE, encoded by the coding sequence ATGAATATACAAATATTTGGCACTAAGAAATGTTTTGATACCAAGAAGGCAGAAAGATATTTTAAAGAAAGAAGAGTTAGTTTTCAATTTATTGATTTGAATGAGAAGGGAATAAGCAAGGGTGAACTTAATAGTGTTTTAAATTCAGTATCTATTAATGATTTAATAAATTCAAAATCTAAAGATTATAATAAATTGAATTTAAATAGTATTAGAAGTATTGATATAAAGAAAGAAATCGTATTAAAAAATCCAAAGGTAATGAATACTCCAATTGTAAGAAATGGTAAACAGGCTACAGTGGGATATACTCCGGATATATGGAATGATTGGGAATAG
- a CDS encoding acyltransferase family protein: protein MKITNRDSYFDNLRGFFLICVIVGNSLEYVSPTCIDPHYFILFLYMFHMPALTFISGYFCKKSNRTTQQKVLDTFKIYFYAQTFYYLLSIIVFQNYGLRIEYLRPNWTLWYLFALTAFYIISDYIKNYRTALPVSIIISLILGLDVSFTAQASAARIIFFLPFFIAGLGFEKKHLELIKKHLWKFIVISLLSLGILYVLKDETSVELLFEYTNYTFYYDTSTYPLFIRVLHYIGAFSILGVIFSICTSKKTSISWIGKNSLYIYVSHAAIIQLMVKFRLFKIDTPLQIIISELLLIAILCLITYLYLNIKNRIKSKI, encoded by the coding sequence TTGAAAATTACAAATAGAGACAGTTATTTTGATAATTTAAGAGGCTTCTTTTTAATTTGTGTTATAGTTGGTAACTCACTTGAATATGTAAGTCCTACATGTATAGATCCTCACTACTTTATCCTATTTCTTTATATGTTTCATATGCCAGCATTAACTTTTATATCAGGATATTTTTGTAAAAAAAGCAACAGAACAACACAACAAAAAGTGCTTGATACATTCAAAATATATTTTTATGCACAGACTTTTTATTATCTACTTAGTATAATTGTATTTCAAAATTATGGTTTAAGAATCGAATATTTACGTCCTAACTGGACTTTATGGTACTTATTTGCATTAACAGCCTTTTATATAATTTCAGATTATATAAAAAATTATAGAACTGCGTTACCTGTTAGTATAATAATTTCTTTAATTCTTGGTCTTGATGTAAGTTTTACTGCACAAGCTAGTGCTGCTAGAATCATATTCTTCTTACCATTTTTTATAGCAGGATTAGGTTTTGAAAAAAAACATCTAGAACTTATAAAAAAGCATTTGTGGAAATTTATTGTGATAAGTTTATTATCTCTAGGAATTTTATATGTGCTTAAAGATGAAACTTCTGTGGAACTGTTATTTGAATATACCAACTACACTTTTTATTATGATACTTCTACATATCCCCTATTTATAAGAGTCCTTCATTATATAGGAGCCTTTTCAATTTTAGGAGTTATTTTTAGTATATGTACATCAAAGAAAACTTCAATATCTTGGATTGGTAAAAATTCATTATATATATATGTATCCCATGCCGCTATAATACAATTAATGGTGAAGTTTAGATTATTTAAAATTGATACACCATTACAAATTATCATATCAGAATTACTTTTAATTGCAATTTTATGCTTAATTACATATTTGTATTTAAATATTAAAAATAGAATTAAATCTAAAATATAA